ACGCTGCATATAAGATTGAGACCATTCCATCATTTCTCTTTCCCTTGTTCGATTGAACTCTCTAAGAACGTCTTTTAGAGGATCTACATTGGCACCCAGAACTTTTTCAAGAAACTCAAAGATCCGAACGTTTTCTTCACTATCGGGTTTGATCCGGTCTAGAGCTTCACCAATCAGAAAAATGTCAGGATCGAGAATATCTCTATCCCACTTTTCCATTTCCGCATGCACATCCCTATCACTAAGCCTTCCATCTATGTATCCCTGAAGAATACCCCTACCTTTCCCCTCCAGTTCCTTTCTCTTCATATTTATCCGCTCTTCGGGGGTGATTGTCATACCCTTCGTCTTCTCCATAATCAGTTCCAAAGTGCTTTTTATCTCTGCCATAATCGCCTCCCTAAAAGGATTTCCCTAAACGGCAAGCTCTACAATATCACCGTCATTCAAAATATAATCACGTTGAACCCGTTGTCCATCCCTGACTGTCTTTCCCCATATACGGGCATACTTCAAACGGTTCTTGAAATCTTTGTGAATTTTCTCCGCCAGCTCCTCCAGCTTTGTGCCCTGAGGAAGCACGAATGGCTCCGTGAGATCAGGCTCTTTACCCGGAGGCTTCGTGTAGACACGGATAATTCCTGCGTGTGCGTATATCGTATCTAGGAGTAGCATGAGATTGTGCCCCGTTTTTGAAGATACTCCAACAACAGGTAACACCGGTTGGGCTAGCTCCAACAATATATCCAGATACTCCTTGTCCTCCGGGCTATCCATTTTATTGGCAACAAGAAGCATTTTCTTAACGGTTGGCCTTTTAGTTAAAGTCTGAGGAATTGCACAATTAGTGGAAAAAATTCTATTTTCATAAAGAATCCTCATGGTCTCCTGATACTGTTCCACAGGGTCAGCAAGAAGATCAACAATGACGAGAACCATATCACCTCTTCTTATAAGATCCATAAGACCGGCATCAGTGTACTGCTTTGTTATTGGCGGAGTGTCGATCAACTGAAACTGTATGTTTTCGTATGTGGCCATACCCGGTACCGGTTTATGCGTGGAATGAGGAAAAGGAGCAACTTCCGTCGGTGCGTTTGTCAACATAGCTACCAGAGAGGATTTTCCCGTATTTGGTAAACCTGTAACCACTATCTGAAGAGCCCCTTCTTTTTCTATGCTGTATGCGGTCTTGTGTCTTGCCACAACCTTCTTCTGAGAAGCCTGACTTCTCAGTTTGGAGATCTTTTCCCGAAGCATGGCCTTCAATTTGTCCGTACCCTTGTGCTTGGGCATTACGGCCAACATTTCTTCCAACGCTTCGATCTTCTCCTCCGGCGTAGCAGCCTTCCTATATTTTTCCTCTGCTTCAAAATACTGAGGTGGCAAATTTGCAGGCATATTACTTTGCTAGATCTCCGATAAACTTTCCATCCCTGTATATTAGCTCATCATCGGCCCAGATCTCCCCTCCACTCCTGAGATCGCAAATAAAATCCCAGTGAATGGAAGAGACGTTTTTGCTTCCCGTTTCGGGATACCCCGCACCTATTGCAAGATGAAACGTGCCACCAATCTTTTCATCAAAGAGTATCTGTTTGGTAAAACGTTTTATTCCTTCGTTAGTTCCAATTGCAAACTCACCAACGTACGACGCCCCTTCATCGGTCTTAAGCATCTGGAGTAAGAATTCTCGGTTCTTCTCTGCCCTCGCTTCTACAACCTTACCTTCTTTAAAGACAAATTCCACTCCAGAAACCTCTCTACCCTGATAAATAGCGGGATAAGAAAACTTAACATAACCTTCAATTCCATGCTCCACAGGACCTGTAAAAACCTCACCATCAGGCATGTTGTGATGTCCGTCGCAACTGATAAAAACACGGTTATCAGTCTTAATAGTTAGGTCCGTCTCCGGACCTAGGATGCGAAAATGTCTCCTTTTCGACAGCCACTCGGCAAGACTCGCCTGCCACTCCGAAAACCTCTGCCAATAACCGATAGGATCACTATCATCTGGCATGCACGCCCCATAAACAAAATCCTCGTATTCCTCCAAACTCATCTCTGCATCCTGGGCATAGGCATTCGTTGGAAACAAAGCGAGTGTCCAGCGGAGATGACCTTCCGCAGCCCTTTTCAAAAAAATGTCCATCAACTCTTTTCGGCCCTGGTTACGGAGAACAACCTTTGCCGGATCTACATTACTAAGCGCCTTTGTGTTATCCGTTCCCACTATGTTTATCATCACATCGTAAGTCTCAACACCCATAAGAACCGGCGGGGGCACGTGCTTCAATTGCTCATCCGACCCGTAACGATACATAATCTCTTCCATTTCAGGAAAGTTTAGCATAATCAGGGGAAATCCCCCAGTTTTTAACACAAAGGCCTGTATCTCTTTAACAAGAGGAATGGCAAGAACACTACTGTTAATCATGACCTTATCATTCGGTTTTACTCCTGAAGAGTATGCAACAATTAACTCCGCGTATTTTCTAATCCTCGAATCCACCATATCAAACTCTACCTATCAATAAACAGTCTTAATGGTTTTCAGGTCCAGCGTTCCTCATCTCACATATACTAAATAACCGCCGAAATGTCACTCCAACTTCCCCCAAACCCAGCGGTAATATCCTTAAGACGTAAACCCTCTATTAACAAAACCTGCACCCGCGATGAACCGTTCCATTTAGGGGCAGACGGAAGACAACGTATTTCAGTATACATCCGTTTTGTAAAGCCCCATTCAACCGTATTCAACCTTCCAAAAATATCCTTCGGAATAGAATGCTTTCATTGAATCCTTCAAATTGATCCACTCCTCCATGAAGATACCATCTCTAATCACTCGTACAGCCACTCTACACACCCCTTTACGAGTCCTTCTATCTCATAAACAGGGAAGGAAATCTCTCTGTACAGCGAAATTATACTTTCTGCATCGAGTCGGACAAAGTCCTGCTCGTTAATGGTAATGAACATGCCGCCCATCTCCACAGCGCCAGGGCTTATCGCTATTTTCTCATTACCCTCTCTATAAAAAGCATCGGGACGACCCTTAATACGTGGAAATATAACAATCCGCCAGAGACTATCAAAATAACTGGCTATAACATTTAAGAGCGGTTCACCTTCCACCTTCGAACAACGTGCAAGAACCTTCACAAATCGTTGGATTGCCGTAAATAACCTTGAGGAATCATCTCCCGCAATTAAAACACCCCCACGTTCATTAAAAGATGGAACAGAAAAAATAACACCGTTTATCTCTATATATCTATCCCCTTTTCCCTTAGCCAGCACACTATCCGCAGGTAGCATACCAGTGGGGTAAATCTGAAAGTGATGGTGCTCGGGGATGGATGCTCCACAGTGAGGACCGTTGTAAAATATACTAAAGCCGGGAGAGAAATCATAAGCCAGCTTCAACATCCAGGTTAATCCAGAAATGAAATCCTGAGGAACGTGTTTAGCGGTTGTAGCAGTGAAGTGAGGAGTGAAAATTGGTCGAGGATTACACAGGACAAGGTACTCATCAAAATAAACAACGGCCTGTTGCTCATAGGGTAATCTGGATAAACAGAGTGGACAAAAATCCTCCTCGTTAGTATTCGGCTCAGTTTTGGCTAATACATTTGCCATTCTCGCGGGATTCCACTGAATCTTCAACACTTCATCACCAATCTTCACTTCCCTGTACCACGTACATTGCACCTGAGTCACAATCTCCGCATACTCACGCCAGCTCGCCAGCTGACTGTAATGAAGGTGCCAACAAAGGTCGCTGAGTCTAACACCCCTGGTTGCTCCTTCATAAGTCGCAAAAATTCTTTTTGAGTGAGCAATATGCATTTTTAAAAGCTAAACCATCAAATTCATCTTCTTCCTTGTGAGAATTTCCAGTGTTCTCAGACCATCCTTGTACGCATCGTTTTCATTTTTCCTGAGGATGGATAGGTTAGCATCAGTGTTTCCTCCCCACCGCCGACACAGGTAAAGGTTCTCATAGATCCTTCCAATTGGGTAAAGACGGGAAATTACAAGGGCCACCGCATAATCCTCACCATAGCCAACATCAGGAAAAGAAATCCTGCGTATAATATCCGTTCTGTACGCTCGGGGGGCCCCGATTCCATTCACTCTCAGAAGATTATTATGGCCGTTCTCCTCCGTCCACTCCCTGTGCTGCACTAAACCAGGAGGGATAGGTAAAAGATGTTCATCAACGGTAGTGTAAGAACCAACTACCATGGCAGCATTTCCAACACGGAGTCGATGAACAAGAGATTTAAGCACATGCGGACCGGCATACACATCATCAGAATCCAACTGAACTGCGAATCGCCCACAATAAGAGGAAAAAACGGCCTCATTCCAGCAACCCCCTATTTTTAGATCTCTTCGACTGGGAATCACATGGATCACTTGCGGAAACTCCCTGGCCATGTTAACAATCACATCCGAGGTTCCATCCGTGGAATGATTGTCTACCACAATAACATTAAACTGAAAGTCGGTCTCCTGCATAAGTGCCGATCTAATGGCATCAGCAATGGTTTGAACGCGATTCTTCACAGGAATAATAACACTAGCCTCCACAGGGTATCTATCATCTTCTAAAGGGGGTGGCATTTCTCTAGGCCCGAGGTAGGCCCCTATCCGTTTCAGGTGTACCGTGGCCGATCTTTCCATTTCTTCCTGATAACGCCAATTGACAGGATCCACATAATCAAAAATAGCAGAATCACCCTTCTTTACTACCCCTTGGTAGTCGACCTCATAAAGAAACTCACGGAGATGGTATACATGGTAATGAGTGGAAATTTTTAGACGTAAGTCATACCACCCGGCATATTCAACACCTGTCACGATGCCGTACATCGTTGTAACTCTCCCTGAAGCCTCTGTGGAATAAAGAACAACAGGCCCTAAATCAAAATCATCACGAATAGAACCGAGTTGGTAATCGTTCAACGGATGTTCTTGATCGCCAGATGCCTCCCGCTCTATATAATCTGCATATACCATACCTGCACCACTCTCCGCCGCCTGCAAAAAACGACGTACGAAAAAAGGCCGAGGGCAAATAATACCCTTTTTAATAAACAAGAAAAAAGGGGTTCTCACAGAGTTCAAGACTGCACCTACAGTCTCACCCGCACCTATACTGCTTACGTACAGTCTCTCGCTGGTCAAATCTTCGGGAATGATCGGCGAAACGCTCCCATCCATCAGTACTAGCACTCTAAGATTAGGAATGTCCCTCTTCAATACTTCCCAATTACCAATCCCAGCACCTGACGGAATTACCAACGTTAACATCTAAAACGCAACTGCCTCCCGGCAATGCATCAACAGCGAACTTAGATTCTTGAGCGTTCCGAGCTTTTCCGCCACAGCTCCCAGATATTCAAGTGCCCGTGGAATGTAAGTAAGAAAAATACGCTTCCCCTTCACCGTTCCTAGAAATCCAAACGCTCCCAAGGCCTGCATCAAACGCTGTGCAGCAGCAGAGAGAAAAGTATAGTAAAAATCATCCCAATGGATACCGTCTCTTATCAAATTATAATAGAACCTCAAAAGTTCCAGTCTTCGACCATCATCTATAGACACATAGGGATCGTACAGGATTGACGCCACATCATAAAGGGGATTACCCCAGCGCAATCCCTGGAAATCTACAAAATGAGGCTTACCGTCTTTTATCAAAATGTTTTGGGATTGAAAGTCTCTGTGTACATAACCGCTTGGACCATTCAGGATACAAGAACTGATTTCACGTGTCTCTTCCTCAAAGTGGCGAATTTCTTCACTACTTAGATCGATACCACAAACCCCTTTCACAAACCTCTCGAGAAAATAGGACCTCTCCCATATGTACAGATCTTCATCAAACGGCGGCATAGAACACGCACTCAACCTCTCCGCAAGGCTACCTCCAGATAGAGTGTGAAGGGGATATATAGCCCTCAGAGATCTCCTGTAAAGTTCACATAGCTCTTCCCAGGAGCCATCACGGAAATCATAGAGAGAATGACGCCCCACATCCTCAACAACCAATAACCCCGATTGTTTATCGTGATAAAAGACACGAGGTACAGGAACACCCAGCAGTCTTAATATCTCAGATTGAGCTTCGTAAAGTGAATTCTCCTCAACGTCCTTGTTGTACCTGATAACCACCACGGAACCCCAACTCCACTCAACTCTAAAAAAGAACCGATCAGAGCCTCCCCAATTTAACTCCTCCAAGCTGAGAGGCTCATCGCTACTTATGGAAAATAGGGATAGGAGAACATCCCTCACAGATCTCTCCTAAAAAGGAATCTTGGAATTCAACGCCAAGTACGACTCTATAGTACCTACATCCCACCAGCTGCCCTCGTCGATCACCACTGCACCTAACTTCTCCGGCTCCTGCCTTAAAAGTTCAATCATAACTGAAACCATATCTGCCCAAGCACCTGGTTCAAAACGCTTCAGAAAAGGGCGGGATACAACACAAATCCCTGTAAATACACAAATTTTGGAAAATTCTGCACCTAGAGCAAAGCGAATATCCACAATGTCGCCTCTACTATTTAAACCTACGTTTCCCAGCTTATCGTCACTACGCAATGCAAGAGTAACTTCCCTGTCTTTCTTCCTGTGGTTCCTAACCAAAGGCAATAGTGGAAAATCAGCAATAACATCACCATTATAAACGAATATCTCATCGTCATTTTCCGTCAAAAGATCTTCAATGTTTTTCAATCCTCCACCTGTTCCAAGCAACACGGGCTCGTATCGGAACACAATGGGTATCCCCTTCCACTGCCCGTCGGAAAAAATCTGCCTGTATTTATGAGCCAAATAGTGAGTATTTACTATAAAGCGCCTAACTCCTTCTCTAGCCAGATGCTCCATAGCATAGGAAATCAAAGGTCTACCCCACACAGAAAGCAGGGGTTTGGGGCACTCAAATGTGAGGGGTCTTAAACGTTCTCCACATCCAGCACCTAGTATAAAGGCCGTTTCAATCATCTTCATAGGTAAAGCCTTTTGAGCTGAACGCCCCGGAAAAAGTGTTTTAGAATTTCTTCAGCGGAAAATCCCATCCTTGCCATACTGGCAGCGCCAACCTGACAGAGTCCGACCCCATGACCCCAACCGGCGCCGAAGAAGGTAAAATGCTCAGGAATTCCTTTTCCATCCCGATCTGCGACGACCACAAAAGCACTACTTAACAGAGAACTCTCCGAAAGCCACCGCCTAATCTCCAGTTCCTTACCCACAACCAAACTTCGCTTTGATCCGTCTATACGCAAACGCACGATGCGTCCTGAAGGTCCCCTTTCTATGGGTATTATGTCTTTCAATATACCAAAGTCTATGCCCGATTTCCGGAAAATAATCTCCTCCAACTCTTCCCTCTTGTATTTGACAGACCAGCGGAATATTTGACGAAACTTTAGGTCGGACGGTGGTAAAATTTTCTCCAGAAATTCTCTATCTTCTACATTACAGTAAGCAGGAGGAGATGTAAACATCCATGACATTGCCGTTTCTTCGTCGTTACAGAAACGAAATTCCACTTCCCCATCAGAAACAGCTCGAAGGTACGGCACCTGCAGAGGACCCCATACGTTGCCGTAATCCTCTGTGATACCCCCGCACACTTTATGATATCGTGCATCGCATATGTTATCACCGTGACAAATCACATATCCCCTAGTACTCTCCACAGCGGCCTTAATCCTATCTGCACCCCTTAACGGTACACCTCTGTATCGTTGACAATGGTCATCAGCACACACATGAAAATGGCGATGATCTTCCCGATCGTACCATCGTATAACTTCTGCCTCTGTCTCTCGGCGATCGTTTACAATCTTCCCTCTGCCTTCCGGGTACATTATACCCGCAAGGATCCAGCTACGGGCCACAATTGCCTGAGCCATGAGGAACTCATCCGGAGCCAAGGGGTTCATTTCTGAAGCAACTACAATGGCAAGATAACGTTCCAAGGGGAGCTCATTAACGAGACGAAGGGTCTCTCCCTCTTCCAGTTCTACAACCATATGCCCGGGAAACATCTGAACGGTTCTTTCTGGACCGTCATAGGTTTTCCCCACCACCACATCGTTGAGAGAAAAGAAGGCCTCATCCTCACCCCTTAATATGAGGGTTTCATGGGCTACCGTAATGCTTCCTTCTCCATCCATCATGCATATTTTGCCATCACGGACATCTATGCGAAAAGTGTAAGGACCAAAAACTTCTCCGTGTATTGTAAACACACCCCGGAATTCACCGGAAATCCTCTTAGCATTCTCTATTATACCTACCTTGATCGACGGTTCCCCATTCATAAACAACGTTCACTACAAATCCTTAGTCTTTGCCTCCTCCCACAACCTATCCATTTCCTCCAGTGAAACTTCGCCTAACTTCATCCCCCGTTCCCTTATTTTTTCTGATACATAGGTGAAACGACGAGCAAATTTATCCACAGTTTTGCGCATAAGCCCCTCGGCGTCTACACCAATAAAACGGCACAGATTGACCATTGCAAAGAGACAATCACCAATCTCTTCCGCCACTCTGTCTCTGTTTTCGTCATGCAAAATTTCCCTAAGTTCCCTCCATTCTTCTTCTACCTTATCGACAACACCGTTTACGTCTGTCCAATCGAAACCAAAAGCCGACGCCTTTTCCTGAATAAGCTGAGCCTTCATAAGTGCAGGCATAGAACGGGAGACACCCGCAAGAAGATCGCTCTTGTCTTCTACTTTTCCCTCAATATCTCTTTTGATCACATCCCAGTTCTTTTTTATTACTTCCACGTCTTGGATCCTCTCCGGACCGAACACATGGGGGTGACGACGTATCATCTTGGCCAATACATTGGTCACAACATCTTCCAGGCGAAACATACCCTCATCCTCTGCCATACGGATGAGAAAGAGTACCTGGAACAAAAGATCTCCCAATTCTTCGCTAAGCCCCTTAACATCTTTTGCTACTATGGCATCAACGACCTCGTAGGTTTCCTCCAGTAAGTAGCGACATAAATCATCGAAACTACGGCTACGATCCCAAGGACAACCATTTGGACCCCTTAGAATCTTTATAAGATAGATCAATTCCTCT
This window of the Syntrophales bacterium genome carries:
- a CDS encoding aminopeptidase — protein: MVDSRIRKYAELIVAYSSGVKPNDKVMINSSVLAIPLVKEIQAFVLKTGGFPLIMLNFPEMEEIMYRYGSDEQLKHVPPPVLMGVETYDVMINIVGTDNTKALSNVDPAKVVLRNQGRKELMDIFLKRAAEGHLRWTLALFPTNAYAQDAEMSLEEYEDFVYGACMPDDSDPIGYWQRFSEWQASLAEWLSKRRHFRILGPETDLTIKTDNRVFISCDGHHNMPDGEVFTGPVEHGIEGYVKFSYPAIYQGREVSGVEFVFKEGKVVEARAEKNREFLLQMLKTDEGASYVGEFAIGTNEGIKRFTKQILFDEKIGGTFHLAIGAGYPETGSKNVSSIHWDFICDLRSGGEIWADDELIYRDGKFIGDLAK
- a CDS encoding sugar phosphate nucleotidyltransferase, translated to MKMIETAFILGAGCGERLRPLTFECPKPLLSVWGRPLISYAMEHLAREGVRRFIVNTHYLAHKYRQIFSDGQWKGIPIVFRYEPVLLGTGGGLKNIEDLLTENDDEIFVYNGDVIADFPLLPLVRNHRKKDREVTLALRSDDKLGNVGLNSRGDIVDIRFALGAEFSKICVFTGICVVSRPFLKRFEPGAWADMVSVMIELLRQEPEKLGAVVIDEGSWWDVGTIESYLALNSKIPF
- a CDS encoding SpoIID/LytB domain-containing protein, translating into MNGEPSIKVGIIENAKRISGEFRGVFTIHGEVFGPYTFRIDVRDGKICMMDGEGSITVAHETLILRGEDEAFFSLNDVVVGKTYDGPERTVQMFPGHMVVELEEGETLRLVNELPLERYLAIVVASEMNPLAPDEFLMAQAIVARSWILAGIMYPEGRGKIVNDRRETEAEVIRWYDREDHRHFHVCADDHCQRYRGVPLRGADRIKAAVESTRGYVICHGDNICDARYHKVCGGITEDYGNVWGPLQVPYLRAVSDGEVEFRFCNDEETAMSWMFTSPPAYCNVEDREFLEKILPPSDLKFRQIFRWSVKYKREELEEIIFRKSGIDFGILKDIIPIERGPSGRIVRLRIDGSKRSLVVGKELEIRRWLSESSLLSSAFVVVADRDGKGIPEHFTFFGAGWGHGVGLCQVGAASMARMGFSAEEILKHFFRGVQLKRLYL
- a CDS encoding phosphotransferase — its product is MRDVLLSLFSISSDEPLSLEELNWGGSDRFFFRVEWSWGSVVVIRYNKDVEENSLYEAQSEILRLLGVPVPRVFYHDKQSGLLVVEDVGRHSLYDFRDGSWEELCELYRRSLRAIYPLHTLSGGSLAERLSACSMPPFDEDLYIWERSYFLERFVKGVCGIDLSSEEIRHFEEETREISSCILNGPSGYVHRDFQSQNILIKDGKPHFVDFQGLRWGNPLYDVASILYDPYVSIDDGRRLELLRFYYNLIRDGIHWDDFYYTFLSAAAQRLMQALGAFGFLGTVKGKRIFLTYIPRALEYLGAVAEKLGTLKNLSSLLMHCREAVAF
- the mazG gene encoding nucleoside triphosphate pyrophosphohydrolase, whose amino-acid sequence is MSKEAKDSHADRIEELIYLIKILRGPNGCPWDRSRSFDDLCRYLLEETYEVVDAIVAKDVKGLSEELGDLLFQVLFLIRMAEDEGMFRLEDVVTNVLAKMIRRHPHVFGPERIQDVEVIKKNWDVIKRDIEGKVEDKSDLLAGVSRSMPALMKAQLIQEKASAFGFDWTDVNGVVDKVEEEWRELREILHDENRDRVAEEIGDCLFAMVNLCRFIGVDAEGLMRKTVDKFARRFTYVSEKIRERGMKLGEVSLEEMDRLWEEAKTKDL
- a CDS encoding DUF4922 domain-containing protein, translated to MHIAHSKRIFATYEGATRGVRLSDLCWHLHYSQLASWREYAEIVTQVQCTWYREVKIGDEVLKIQWNPARMANVLAKTEPNTNEEDFCPLCLSRLPYEQQAVVYFDEYLVLCNPRPIFTPHFTATTAKHVPQDFISGLTWMLKLAYDFSPGFSIFYNGPHCGASIPEHHHFQIYPTGMLPADSVLAKGKGDRYIEINGVIFSVPSFNERGGVLIAGDDSSRLFTAIQRFVKVLARCSKVEGEPLLNVIASYFDSLWRIVIFPRIKGRPDAFYREGNEKIAISPGAVEMGGMFITINEQDFVRLDAESIISLYREISFPVYEIEGLVKGCVEWLYE
- a CDS encoding glycosyltransferase — protein: MLTLVIPSGAGIGNWEVLKRDIPNLRVLVLMDGSVSPIIPEDLTSERLYVSSIGAGETVGAVLNSVRTPFFLFIKKGIICPRPFFVRRFLQAAESGAGMVYADYIEREASGDQEHPLNDYQLGSIRDDFDLGPVVLYSTEASGRVTTMYGIVTGVEYAGWYDLRLKISTHYHVYHLREFLYEVDYQGVVKKGDSAIFDYVDPVNWRYQEEMERSATVHLKRIGAYLGPREMPPPLEDDRYPVEASVIIPVKNRVQTIADAIRSALMQETDFQFNVIVVDNHSTDGTSDVIVNMAREFPQVIHVIPSRRDLKIGGCWNEAVFSSYCGRFAVQLDSDDVYAGPHVLKSLVHRLRVGNAAMVVGSYTTVDEHLLPIPPGLVQHREWTEENGHNNLLRVNGIGAPRAYRTDIIRRISFPDVGYGEDYAVALVISRLYPIGRIYENLYLCRRWGGNTDANLSILRKNENDAYKDGLRTLEILTRKKMNLMV
- a CDS encoding TGS domain-containing protein, with amino-acid sequence MPANLPPQYFEAEEKYRKAATPEEKIEALEEMLAVMPKHKGTDKLKAMLREKISKLRSQASQKKVVARHKTAYSIEKEGALQIVVTGLPNTGKSSLVAMLTNAPTEVAPFPHSTHKPVPGMATYENIQFQLIDTPPITKQYTDAGLMDLIRRGDMVLVIVDLLADPVEQYQETMRILYENRIFSTNCAIPQTLTKRPTVKKMLLVANKMDSPEDKEYLDILLELAQPVLPVVGVSSKTGHNLMLLLDTIYAHAGIIRVYTKPPGKEPDLTEPFVLPQGTKLEELAEKIHKDFKNRLKYARIWGKTVRDGQRVQRDYILNDGDIVELAV